The proteins below are encoded in one region of Mangifera indica cultivar Alphonso chromosome 7, CATAS_Mindica_2.1, whole genome shotgun sequence:
- the LOC123219922 gene encoding stem-specific protein TSJT1, whose amino-acid sequence MLGVFSSAIVSPPEELVAAGSRTPSPKTTSTTLINRFLQQNSAAVSVQVGDNAQLAYTHQNESLLQPRSFAVKDEIFCLFEGVLDNLGSLRQQYGLAKSANEVILVIEAYKALRDRAPYPPNHVVGHLSGNFAFIVFDKSTSTLFVASDQYGKVPLYWGITADGYVAFADDADLLKGACGKSLASFPQGCFYSTTVGGLRSYENPKNKITAVPAEEEEIWGATFKVEGPTIVAARQ is encoded by the exons ATGTTGGGAGTATTTAGCAGCGCGATCGTGTCGCCTCCGGAGGAGCTAGTGGCAGCCGGAAGCCGGACTCCTTCACCGAAGACCACGTCGACAACGCTGATCAACCGCTTCCTCCAACAAAACTCCGCTGCCGTGTCTGTACAGGTCGGAGACAATGCCCAACTGGCGTACACTCATCAGAACGAGTCTCTTTTACAACCAAG ATCATTTGCAGTTAAGGACGAAATTTTCTGCTTGTTTGAGGGAGTACTTGACAACTTGGGAAGTCTGAGGCAGCAATATGGGCTAGCCAAGTCAGCAAATGAGGTGATCTTGGTTATTGAGGCTTATAAGGCTCTTCGTGATCGGGCACCATACCCTCCCAACCATGTTGTTGGTCACCTGAGTGGGAATTTCGCTTTCATTGTCTTTGACAAGTCTACCTCCACCTTATTTGTGGCTTCA GATCAATATGGTAAGGTTCCTCTTTATTGGGGAATCACTGCTGATGGATACGTTGCCTTTGCTGATGATGCTGACCTGCTTAAAGGTGCTTGTGGCAAGTCACTTGCTTCCTTCCCTCAAG GTTGTTTTTACTCCACCACTGTTGGAGGACTTAGAAGCTATGAGAATCCAAAGAATAAGATCACTGCAGTTCCTGCTGAGGAGGAAGAGATCTGGGGTGCCACATTTAAG GTGGAAGGGCCAACAATTGTTGCAGCCAGACAGTAG